In a single window of the Rhizoctonia solani chromosome 16, complete sequence genome:
- a CDS encoding peroxisome biogenesis factor 10, whose amino-acid sequence MSNITGDNNQDESILPSFPPATQAQIIRSNQKDLQHITQLREQISDIIRNYLGSRWLYRREAEVELAANVLYSSITCLRATQTLGEEYVGMWAYSFNTKSLPSRKLRAALILLPGLPSYIHSKLSSQMANNSSLYTYLRALPAIVETAAEINLVFFYMTGTYYSLIKRIIGVRHISSILPDPNARPPSYSFLGILMCIRLLHRLYIFLDKQLKFLEPPPPAQPTNALALSDSQPLLAPQDGDIQQHQYIDTRSISDILVKQSEGSEVTVDPEVDEFTSLHIASIDPGLRVGRRCALCLEERTATTSTECGHLFCWGCIVGWGDEKV is encoded by the exons ATGAGTAATATTACTGGCGATAACAACCAAGATGAATCCATTCTACCATCATTTCCGCCTGCCACACAGGCACAAATCA TCAGGTCGAACCAGAAAGACCTTCAGCATATTACCCAGCTCCGCGAGCAAATATCTGATATAATAAGAAACTATCTTG GGAGCAGATGGCTATATCGAAGAGAGGCCGAAGTTGAGCTAGCCGCCAACGTACTATATTCAAGTATCACATGTTTACGAG CAACACAAACTCTTGGGGAAGAGTATGTAGGAATGTGGGCCTACAGTTTTAATACGAAGTCACTCCCAAGTCGTAAA CTTAGAGCTGCTCTAATTCTACTCCCCGGCCTACCTAGTTACATTCATTCTAAACTAAGTAGCCAGATGGCAAACAACTCCTCATTATATACGTACTTGCGTGCTCTACCGGCCATCGTCGAAACGGCAGCTGAGATCAACTTGGTCTTCTTCTACATGACTGGCACATATTATAGCCTAATCAAAAGGATTATTGGTGTCAGACAT ATATCCAGTATATTACCCGACCCCAACGCACGCCCTCCTTCCTATTCCTTCTTAGGTATTCTCATGTGCATCCGGCTCTTACACAGGCTATACATTTTCCTCGACAAACAACTCAAATTTCTGGaaccaccacctccagccCAACCAACCAACGCACTCGCCCTTTCGGACAGCCAGCCCCTTCTGGCTCCTCAGGACGGTGATATACAACAACATCAGTATATCGACACTCGATCTATCTCGGACATCCTAGTGAAGCAGAGCGAGGGCTCAGAAGTCACAGTTGATCCAGAAGTCGACGAATTCACCTCACTTCACATAGCCTCGATTGACCCTGGGTTACGGGTCGGACGGAGGTGTGCTTTGTGTCTTGAAGAGCGAACTGCAACCACGTCTACAGAGTGCGGTCATCTATTTTGCTGGGGTTGTATTGTCGGATGGGGCGATGAGAAGGTATGA
- a CDS encoding small nuclear ribonucleoprotein E — protein sequence MSGRQQRVMVQPINVIFRHLQQKSKAIIWLYDNVEMRIHGRIIGFDEFMNVVVDEAEEVYAKDSKPRRSVGRILLKGDNITLIQPAQ from the exons ATGAGTGGCCGCCAGCAGCGCGTGATGGTTCAGCCCATC AATGTGATATTTCGGCACCTGCAACAA AAATCCAAAGCTATTATCTGGCTCTACGATAATGTCGAAATGAGAATACACGGGCGTATCATT GGGTTCGATGAATTTATGAATGTAGTTGTCGATGAAGCTGAGGAGGTCTATGCTAAAGACTCAAAACCTAGGCGAAGCGTTG GTCGCATTCTCCTCAAGGGAGATAACATCACGCTTATTCAACCAGCCCAATAA
- a CDS encoding RINT-1 family protein, with product MTSVQIKTLLSPPDASLSETRALEYLDSNFSTWESIEKLSSLDAEVQRTFVEARDLEKRLEDSQKSTDIFIYATVQRTGSLLDSAQELSLKRHLIADDILALRDELSPVDPKGKQTLLSELEELHKRIAELEGAKNYLQILERGLQLSEKAVQAIRQSATIVFTTAILDPFRDLSNFVSKADSLLANEDSESETPTIAKFLRDLRSSTWKEIKGVFSNRLVEASEKLSWPLPINLTGSSRSHVEAFQQAFIDLLSLQAEGEAIQTRNGAIDNRNERDGLYSLEALILPIALRFKFHFDGTRPTNRLDKPEWYFTHISNISHEHRGFMEHFIQPLIDKSPFHDINAQNEFTRLLFPILARKIRKSVPQLLAQPSLLAHTIYQALLFDAAVRESSFTLANTWEHREAKQHKVKEWPGVADVILSHKSWFDEWMDAERHFTEHQYNEIITSPDAFGFSNDGNEEFQADIRPTNSARRIKALLEQVTERYQPLPHYNQRARFLITVQVPILEAYYARISSSLDAFETLSSSFVRAVPGALAGQVGAGVDARKLTSGHEGLQRLLKAYASAFAIKGAMEEWGDSIFFLELWTEINERSALRAKVDAHPSLPQTAPTSTVEEIHGTLFDELISQYNSLVARAEDMIIRHICSEVEGELKGYFAKQWESSKDNDEGSIAVPATLVSPLTILTTHLSLLVKTLPSPTSASLYRRIASSIASHILYRSVLHFGRGHIVPSRGAVFAREVHLWIEASQMAMPNRRVEAAWQRLIDSAKLVSIPEGPEFEAAKNAVWRASDEQCVEFAELIGVKSLSRKDMQDALRARSDC from the exons ATGACCAGCGTTCAGATCAAGACGTTACTCAGCCCCCCTGATGCATCTCTGAGCGAAACACGAGCATTGGAATACCTTGACTCGAACTTCTCGACATGGGAATCAATAGAGAAACTCTCAAGCCTTGATGCCGAGGTCCAGCGCACTTTTGTTGAGGCTCGGGATCTAGAGAAGCGC CTGGAAGACTCTCAAAAATCAACGGATATTTTTATTTATGCGACAGTTCAACGAACAGGATCTTTGCTCGACTCTGCGCAAGAGCTATCCTTGAAAAGACATCTCATTGCAGATGATATTCTGGCGTTGCGCGATGAGCTATCCCCTGTTGATCCAAAAGGAAAACAGACTCTTCTCTCTGAACTGGAAGAGCTCCACAAACGCATAGCCGAGCTTGAGGGGGCAAAGAACTATTTACAGATTCTGGAACGTGGTTTACAGTTAAG CGAAAAAGCGGTTCAGGCCATTCGGCAGTCAGCTACGATCGTATTTACTACGGCTATTCTGGACCCATTCAGGGACCTCAGTAATTTTGTGTCCAAGGCCGATAGTCTACTCGCCAACGAAGACTCGGAATCGGAAACACCTACAATCGCAAAATTCTTGCGAGACCTCAGGTCTAGCACGTGGAAGGAAATCAAAGGGGTCTTTTCTAA CCGTTTGGTCGAGGCTTCCGAGAAGTTGTCCTGGCCACTGCCAATTAATCTGACCGGTTCATCTAGATCACATGTGGAAGCGTTTCAACAGGCATTCATAGATTTACTATCCTTGCAGGCTGA AGGCGAAGCAAtacaaacaagaaatggaGCTATAGATAATAGGAATGAAAGGGATGGCCTTTATTCGTTGGAAGCACTCATACTTCCCATTGCGCTGCGCTTCAAGTTTCACTTTGATGGGACCAGGCCAACAAATCGGTTGGATAAG CCAGAGTGGTACTTTACGCATATATCGAACATATCCCATGAGCACAGGGGGTTCATGGAACACTTCATACAACCTCTCATCGACAAATCGCCCTTTCATGACATCAATGCTCAG AACGAATTCACGCGGTTGCTGTTTCCCATTCTTGCGCGCAAGATTAGAAAGAGTGTGCCTCAACTCCTAGCTCAGCCATCGCTGCTGGCCCACACTATTTATCAGGCGCTATTGTTTGACGCAGCCGTGCGAGAATCAAGTTTTACTCTGGCCAATACTTGGGAGCACAGGGAGGCAAAGCAGCATAAAGTCAAGGAGTGGCCAGGCGTCGCAGATGTTATACTAAGTCATAAGTCATGGTTTGATGAATGGATGGATGCGGAACGCCACT TTACTGAACATCAGTACAATGAAATAATCACTTCGCCTGATGCATTTGGTTTTAGCAATGATGGAAACGAAGAGTTCCAAGCTGACATTCGACCTACTAATTCAGCACGCCGAATAAAGGCACTCCTCGAACAGGTTACAG AACGTTATCAACCACTCCCTCACTACAACCAAAGAGCACGTTTTCTTATTACCGTACAAGTGCCCATTCTTGAAGCCTATTACGCTCGTATATCATCGTCACTAGACGCTTTTGAGACGCTGTCGTCCTCGTTCGTTCGTGCAGTTCCAGGGGCACTGGCCGGGCAAGTTGGAGCAGGGGTAGACGCACGAAAGCTTACTAGCGGTCATGAAGGTCTTCAGCGCTTACTTAAAGCCTATGCTAGTGCCTTCGCAATTAAGGGAGCTATGGAAGAATGGGGGGATAGCATC TTTTTCTTAGAGCTTTGGACAGAAATCAACGAAAGATCGGCCCTCCGTGCCAAAGTTGACGCACACCCATCTCTTCCTCAAACCGCACCTACATCGACTGTTGAGGAAATCCACGGAACGCTATTCGATGAGCTTATCAGCCAGTACAATTCTCTGGTGGCCCGAGCTGAAGATATGATAATTCGCCATATTTGTTCAGAGGTCGAAGGAGAGCTGAAGGGTTACTTTGCAAA GCAATGGGAATCCAGTAAAGACAATGACGAAGGATCAATTGCGGTTCCGGCCACGCTGGTGTCTCCACTTACGATCCTCACAACCCATCTTTCCCTCCTAGTGAAAACCTTGCCTTCCCCAACCAGTGCCTCTTTGTACCGTCGAATCGCATCTTCGATCGCCTCGCACATCTTATACAGGTCTGTACTTCATTTCGGGCGTGGTCATATAGTTCCATCTCGTGGAGCAGTGTTTGCGCGGGAGGTTCACTTGTGGATTGAAGCCAGTCAGATGGCAATGCCTAACCGCCGCGTAGAAGCAGCATGGCAACGCCTAATAGACAGCGCGAAGTTGGTGTCGATACCCGAAGGACCTGAATTTGAAGCGGCCAAGAACGCAGTTTGGAGAGCAAGCGATGAGCAGTGCGTAGAGTTTGCCGAATTAATAGGAGTGAAGAGCCTGAGCAGGAAGGATATGCAAGACGCTTTAAGAGCGAGGTCCGATTGCTGA
- a CDS encoding COG4 transport domain-containing protein, whose protein sequence is MTFYIFEDFCSRTNNFKKRGGHQEGDVGARDGAHHIVLFADNKAALSNISLLSKHPCQYASRDFRSAVDNFLSESPLNKVELHWVPGHEGVEGNDRADALANEGGTKPPMHSHNRSITWSKAEATRNASLTWSHLWSSQPHSRFVSEHIRRNPSLSLHPFFKAFPYHRAIHARLIQVIMGHAFLGEYRERFRPDDDPSCPCGAPRQTLDHVLRACPSFDLARHTLREVSGPMLSSTLFGTTAGLRAVAKFLNSTDAFKL, encoded by the exons ATGACTTTCTATATATTTGAAGATT TTTGTTCAAGAACAAATAACTTCAAGAAACGTGGAGGTCACCAGGAAGGAGATGTGGGTGCACGTGATGGCGCTCACCACATCGTGCTCTTCGCCGACAACAAAGCCGCACTCTCAAACATCTCACTACTATCAAAACACCCATGCCAATACGCATCTCGAGACTTCCGCTCTGCCGTCGACAACTTCCTCTCTGAGTCACCACTCAACAAGGTCGAACTCCACTGGGTCCCGGGGCACGAGGGGGTTGAAGGCAATGATCGAGCTGACGCCCTTGCCAACGAAGGCGGAACAAAACCGCCAATGCACTCGCACAATAGATCAATAACCTGGAGCAAGGCTGAAGCCACTCGTAATGCTAGCCTTACGTGGTCACACCTATGGTCATCCCAACCTCACTCTCGCTTTGTCTCAGAACACATCCGTCGCAACCCATCCCTGTCCCTCCACCCCTTTTTCAAAGCTTTCCCATACCATCGTGCGATTCACGCCCGGCTAATCCAGGTCATCATGGGTCACGCCTTCCTCGGCGAATACCGCGAACGATTCCGCCCCGACGATGACCCCAGCTGCCCATGCGGAGCCCCTCGTCAGACTCTCGACCACGTCCTTCGAGCTTGCCCATCATTCGATCTCGCAAGACACACCCTACGGGAAGTGTCGGGCCCCATGCTGAGCTCCACCCTGTTCGGCACCACCGCCGGACTGCGAGCTGTTGCCAAATTCCTCAACTCAACGGATGCATTCAAATTATGA